tccctaattttctcatttgtttgtttaataaaattttaagacaatatatttatcccaacataaatatcagttaattcaaaattaactttatcttaaaatatcagttttaaaataaataaataagtatcatattctaaataagcaATTTATtactctctctctttatattaatccaaagaatattaatatgattttaacctagagtttttcaaaataaaaaaaaactatatagttaaataattaattaattcataattaatcaattacccataattttcacataattatttccttgccctagaaaattaattccgttgcaatttagtcattctctctacaaatttttcttttgacatccttactcttgacagtgtaggatataggtgatctggggaccatggacataTAATATGaagaataaatcaaattattaatcaaactctttaatctaatagtcttatttattaattccattattactccactataaatatggaattgcagtctaagtatttatagaattatatttatagagttttctcttgtagtcctttgatataatcaatatatgtagttttgtcctccattattggttcgttaattagagctagttaaaattaccgttttacccttctaattacctcttgatccttaagtaccattaattcactagcgaataattaatctataatctaattatagatttgagctcaataactattaagttcaagaattaacccttaacgaaaccaatattcgatccgttaggaaagcatggattccaatattataattcatgttcccagccatccatgatattgaatctccaaaacaaaagtcattagcctcattattctaagtgaccttaatgagtgaatcaaaagatccaataaacataaacaggagttcatgaatactcaggatttagactgatctacaaaagatcatctattatgataagaattaaatctttatgtcaaacgacaagtttataaagataattaattctcatcggtcatgtcatatataatctctattatatacaacacatttactaagatgtctatccacatcagtaatccgaatctagattatttgcatcccgtatgcttagcaaatcgtactagtaaccactcattaaagattccatactttaatatgttactgactattttattcattatatatgatcttaattctctcgtactaatacatatcatattcttatgaatgaatagagaattttattgatattatcatataattaattcaaacaataattataacattaaaatataataaaattgtacttttatttaaaacctataaatgtctttacatgattttagggcattaatcctaatagGGCCATGGGATCAAAACAACCTCCAAGTTCTATGCTCGACCTACAATGGATGGTGAGCGGAGCTGCACTCCCTTGGGGGACAAATTTGGGGCATGGAGCATCGAACACCTTAAAGCAGGGGCGTTCCTCCCTCTGAGTTCGTATTTCACGTACTTTCTAAACTTCATGAAGCTAGCTCCATTACATCTTTCCCCAACACTTATCGCTTCCTCACGGAGCTTAAGTATTTATTCTTCAAGAACGAGTGGGACGACCCCATTCCAAAGAATATTCTATATTTATATGCCTGAACACCAACTCGAACACTAGAAATGGAGATGATGGTTTCGACTACCTCACCCAGTTTCCAAAGACCACTAGCATCATCGACCTTTCGAGTCATCCAAACGATTATTAGGACCAATTCTTTAGGTCGAATGGGTTCTAAACCTACGACTACCGCTACTTCAACAAACCTCATAAGTATCCCGGCCTTTAAgcttttttaagatattttttctaagtttcttgaATATTCTGATTGATTTATTTCTTTGTACAACTATCTACAAGTGGTCCAAGGCATCACAGGTTTGCTTGGGCCAGTACCAAACCCTCGCTTCTGCTATTGCTACTGAAAGGGAGTATCGAGCTATTGTAAACGATACCACCATGGTGGCATGTGGTTTGATCAAGGACGGTCAGACTTTGGCCTTAAACCCCGAGATCTTAAGAGGCCTCTGGCCGCCCTTGAGGAGGTCAAGGAGGAAGAAGAGGTCGCGCCCCTGATGCGCAGGCGGAATGTCCAGGGCGACCAGGATAATAATCAAGGTCTAGCAGagtcgggggcagcagccgacacctccagccaaggtaacatTAATAGTGAAATTAACTGAGCTGTTGCCAGTTTTGTACTATCCCGACACGATCCGAGGAAGATCGTGACTAGGCACCCTGAGGATCTAGACAAGAACGTCACTCTGCAACAATGTGTTGACCTCCTGGTCCCCCACTACGATTTTAGCCACCCAAAGTATATAGTATTTGTAGATAACACCTTCCATTTTAGCCCCACCCTTTTTGAAAAATACGGGACAAACATCTGTCATGGGTACTCCTTAGATTACAGTGCTTTTACCCTGGTCTTTAGGTAGCCCAAGTACGATCCTAGCTCAGATGAAGAGATCGAGCGAAAAAGGGTTCCTGATATAATTTTGATAGAGTCTCCCCCACCCCCTATAGTGTAGAAGTTAGATGTTCCCACTGTAGCTAGCCAAGCCCCCAATCCGAAGCTAGTCATTGTAGTTTCCTCGTCCAATTTGGCGGGTAGGAATATTCTACTTTTACTTCTTCTTGTTTACTTAATTAGAATTCGTCTAACTTTTTTGGTAAATTTGCAGAAGATGACATGAACCTTAAGAATGCTTTCACCAGCTCCAAACCCATTATTAAGAAACAACGGGTCTTGAAGGAGGTCATTCCTCGGGCTGGAGTTTCGATGGGAACTCCGGCCAAGGCCAAAGAAACCACCTCCTCTCAATCCCAACAACCTCGAGCTTCGACACTAACAATCAAGGATGCTCCCCCACCAACTCCTTGGGTAATTGAGTCCTTAGCTCCCCAGGTTATCCAAACAACTCCTCCTATCACAATGCCAGCTCCCCCCATCAAGGTGGGCATACATCTAGAACACCTACGAGCTCTGCTCTAAGGGCTTACCAGCCATATGGCTGAGCACATCAACCATCTTACCTCAAAGGAGCTGGAGGCAATTGAAAGAAATCCCGCCACGTCTATCCTCGACTCTGCCTTGGGGATGTCTTTGACCGCGAGTTCTCTTACTATCTTTAAAGTTCCCCACATTTTTCATAATCTAACTCTTCATTTAAATGTCAATGCATTCCTGCTTCGCCCAGATCCGGGCTGGAGAACAGATTCGCTCTACCCTTGAAGAGGTCAAGATAAACCTGGAGACCTCTCGAATCAGTTAAAAAATTGTCAAGGCCTAGGCCCTGGAGGTGATCCAAAATCACGATCAACTTCAGAAAGAGGTTGAGAGGCTCCAATTGAAGGCCACCGAGGATACCTCCTAGGTCGAAAAACTCCAGGCAAAGGCCAAGGAAGATGCACTCCGATCAAGGAGCTTAAAATGAAAGTGAAGGGAGTTGACACCGAATTGGAGGAGGCATTGGAGAAGATGTTTTATCAGGTCTGGTGTTTCAACCAGGACATGGACTTCTCTTTCCTTGACACATGAGCTCTAGGGGTGTTACCTTGCCAAATTTCAAGATCTGTTGGCGAAGGAGCCAACTAAGACCATCGACACAGCCTTAGGAGTTGGAGGAGAGGGGGGGGGGGAGGATGAGGTCTCATCTCAAGAGCAAGTTTCCGGAGCTCAGAGTTGAGAGGCTtgtgtttttatttatattatttcttGTTTTTTTATTGGGATATATTTTATCCCTTGTTATCAGGACTTTTAAGCCAAGACAATTGACTTAGGGCTTAGTTTGATATTAATTATCCtcgttttaaatatatattatttaaccaCAATCtttaccctttttcccttctattcatttattattgtgcttttaaaatttctaagttcttATGCACTTGCATAGTTATAGGTATTGTTTTAAATTTAGGAATATGCCTGACGACTTACTTGTTAATTTTAGGTCGCaaacctggttgtatctagggtcTTAATTGTCTGTTTGCATGTACTTGTTAAGGGTCGTTTGGTATGAGGAGTTCACAATTTTCATATTACTGGGAAAGTTGAAGAGGGTAATCTGATAGTTTGGAAACTTACATCAATGTGTTTGGTTGTGTACTGGAATCTTATTTATGATTCCTGAGAATATCGctttctgtgtttggttgtgcataggaatctgtcaagttttcatatttttcataaaattaatataataatatatttcatcaaaataataaataatataattataaaaagcaaatgacattttaaaaaattaccaaatttttcattagattataatttataaacaattttactcatgatatatttttgtaacaaaattaaaaaaatacagttattatatactagaatcaagtataatgtttaaaaatacaaaaatacccttattttacttttaataatatttcatctGTTATTTTAAATGAAACTAATTATATAAAGGCTTTACatatcaatttctttaaataaacaaatactatatatcattttatagtttgatatgaatatttatttttatattataagtttaaaaataaaataagtcgtTAACTAAAAAACTAttggtttaatattttttttttaaataataataatagttttgAAGTGTTTAACATTCCTGAGTATCTGAAAACCACCTGTCAGATGGGTTTCACTTGAACCCAGAATCAGGATAAGTTAAAACCCCTCGAGTACAGTTTCCCAGGTTAGAAAAACTCAAACTCAGTACCAAACATGGGAAAGTGTTCAGATTCTCATTCCCATCTCCAGATTCCTGCATACCAAACAACCCCTTAGTATTTAGGCCTTGTACCTGGTTTAGTCCAGGGTTTTTGTACCTGGTTTAGTACCAGgattttttctttgaattttcttaacttagttcataTACAGAGCCTCAGGGATTATGGCATGACCGCACTAGTGTCCTAGAAACCAGAGAATTTTGGTTGGGATTGGGGTACCGAGTTTAGGGGCTCGACTGGGCTGGGCTAGGGAGCGACAGTGCCAGTACCCTAGAAAGCCCAAACTTTCTGCAGGTGCGATCGCACCAGGTGCCCCAAAATGTGGTTTTGCTGGTTTTTAGGGTTAGGGCTCGGGAAGTTCGAGAATCCTTttggtggcccacttgggggctcaggggacaTTTCTATCATCCCGACAACTAGGAATAGTAATCTTAAGAACTGGGTCTAGGGTAAGTCTCGGGATTTAAAgtcaatccctaataagagtatgtttatgttgtgactagattatcgcaAGGCTCGGGATCAGGATCATACTTGAGCCCGTATCGTCTATCACatggaactcgaggtaagaaaaccgcaccctagTTGTGGTTAGGGCACAAGTCCTGTTAATAAATGTGACTATGACTGTATTGTGACTATTtagttaggcatgcttgtatatgctgcatttGATTGTGCGTTATGAaatatatatgtttgattatatctaatctgaaagctcagcctaagggcgctgGGGACGACAATAAGCGTGCAGAACGTAGGCCATTTGGCTAGGGCAACCTgggagtgcaatatgcacttgGTTCACCTGAAAGCCACTTAAATAATCAGAAGTGCAAACTGTACTTGTCTAACCCATTGAATGTTAAGTTGGATTATGAGTTTGTTTGAGCAGACTGTTGCTGCTAAGCTTGTTGTTTTTATTCTGTTACTTATTGaatctgttgatttaagttttcttgttgagtcttggctcacaggtgctatgtggtgcaggtaaggaaaaggggaagctggaccagtcatgagttggagagctttaggggcggcgtgtacatttgcagctgctcgactgccacggccgaggattcaagagggactagagtcaaacctaaattttgccgcttaggtcggttcaTGTTGTAACAATTTTTTTTGGAAGTTGTTAATGccttgtaaatgtttattttgggatcccatgtatagactcaaacttttaaatgaaaataactACTTCTATGATCAAAATTTTTAAACCCTAATCCGTTGATCACCCTTACTTatacgtttatatccaaatgacttgattatcaagtccaacactatttaaaatacacaatctAATGGTCTttgctatccaggacgttacatgaATTGTCCTACTAAGTGCCCTCCCTGCCCCATCGGTTGTCCAACAGGCACATGTTGCGGTGGTGCTTGCACATGCGGTTGCCCTCTTCCAGCTTGAGCTCTTTCCTCATCTCTAAGCCTAAGCTATTCCCACAGCCTAGCTATCTTAGCATGAGGATCCTCAATTTCTGGCCTAGCTAGATTCCCAAGGGCATTAGCAACGTTGGGGGCATCAGCTGCATTAGGAATGTCAGCAGGGGCATTGGCTCCTCTTTTACCCCTACCCCTTCCTCTTCCTCTACCAGTCGTGGCCCGTGTTGTCCTTCCTAGTACCATTATAATATGCTACGATACAtaacttatatatttttttttttaaaaagcgagaaaatttaaaataaaaacttaaaaataatgaaaacaacAAGTTAttcatttattcaattaaaagaAGCTAGAGTTCAATACatcaaaataaaaggaaaagaaaagtaaAAGGGTATTGCTAGGCTTTATTCTTCTTCAAGCTCAAAGGAAAACAAGCTCTCAAGAACCTATGGATAGTCTAGGTCAAGGCACATATAAAATTGTTCTTCTACGAGGACATGTATGGAACAAATGACTCGAACATAGAGCTTAGGGACAGGATGATGAAAAACCATCTCTACATCCTCCGATATAGATCCATCCTCTTCTACTGTGGCAATATGTTCTACAATGAGTACTTCATACTGATGAGCAAAACGGGTGACAAGGGCTGGATATCAATTTGGGTCTTCTATTACTTCCTCCAGTAATTCTACCCATAAGGAGTCGAGCTTATCTCTAGCTCTAGGGTCTTTAATGGCTGCCAGCGAGCAACAACCATCCCTAACGACCAGTGAGGGCCTCTGGCGGCCAACTAGGACTCTTGGCCACTAGCTGGGGCTTTGTGCTGCGTACTCATTTGGCTAGCTTGACTGGCTAGGGCGATTGGTTAGGGTTCTTTTCTTCTTACGATTGGTGTTAGCGTAACCATCTGGGGATCATTTGGCTTCACACAATTGGAGAAGTAGACCAGTTCTTGCGAGACCCACCTCTTACTAGGTGTTGGGAGAGCGGCGAGGGCCACTCCTCTTGGTGACTGGTGGTGATTGTTGTGTCTCGCCACTTTGTCTTAACACGTCATTGCTTCGCATGCCACCACGTGGCAGTGTCGAATTTTTGGTATAACACTTACGATACCAATAAGATACTGATTGATAATttaaaaaacttaatttttagattattttattaaaaatattaaaaaaattatataaaaattactTTGTAGTATACTAAAAGTAAATTTTGCTAATTAGTTATTTggtaatttattatatattattgtaacaCTATAACATAACCTAAAAATGATTATTTGGTTTTTAAATAAGTTTTGAAGCTAAGCAAAGCGTGTATAAAATAATATGgttaaaaaataagtttttataaaaaaaaaattaaccaaaagCTAACTTTTGAAAACCCAGAACAACATACATTTCACGATtgcgtgttttttttttttttcaggtatACTATGTTTGAAATCGAGTTTTTTATAACCTGAAAAgacatttttgtaaataaaaagttggatttgatttttgtaattatttcaTGATATATTTATATGGATGAAAAAATaccttaaaaaaaatcaaaaacccTTTCTTTCATGCTAAAATAACACTCATTTCCAAATGTCAGATCAGCGAGTTCCATTGCTGGCGAAGCCTAGAGCTCAACGAAGAACATTCAAAGCTTCATTAGAGAGACGTCTATGAATGCTACCTTCTCCAAAATAATGGAATGGCAAGGCATCGGTTCCTCAAACAACTCGCTGGAGACCTTTCTTTCCTTGACTCCACAGTCTTCGCCAAGCTCCTGGATTCTTGCGCCCGCTCCAAGTCCGCTCACCACACACGTCGTGTACATGCTCGAATCATCAAAACCCAATTTTCCTTTGAAATTTATATTCAGAATAGGCTCATTGATGTGTATGGAAAATGTGGCTGTTTGGATGACGCTCGCACGGTGTTCGATAAAATGCCTCACAGAAATATTTTTACTGGGAACTCCATTATTTGTGCATTAACAAAGTCGGGTTTTCTTGATGAAGCTGTCCAGATTTTTTATTCCATGCCTGATCATGACCAATGCACATGGAATTCTTTGCTTTCAGGATTTGCCCGGCGCGACCGATATGAAGAAGCTGTTGAATGTATTATTAAGATGCAAAGGGAGGATTTTGTGTTGAATGACTACTCTTTTGGTAGTGCTCTTAGTGCTTGTGCGGGGTTAAGAGATTTGAAAATGGGTATTCAAATCCATGCTTTGATATCAAAGTCTCGTTACTCTTCAGATGTTTATATGGGGTCTGCTCTGATTGATATGTATTCTAAATGTGGGATTGTGATTTTGGCACAGAGAGTTTTTGATTGGATGGAAGAACGAAACGTTGTATCTTGGAATAGCTTGATTAGTTGTTACGAGCAGAATGGTCCTGCAAGTGAAGCACTTGAAGTTTTCCTAAAAATGATGGACTGTAGACTTGAACCAGATGAGGTCACATTAGCCAGTGTGGCAAGTGCGTGTGCAAGCTTGTTGGCTGTAAAAGAAGGACTTCAAATTCATGCCCGGGTTGTAAAATGTGATAAATTGAGAAATGATCTTATATTAGGAAATGCATTGGTTGATATGTATGCAAAATGTGGTAGAATCAATGAAGCTAGATGGGTTTTTGACAGGATGCCGATTAGGAATGTAATCTCTGAAACTTCTATGGTTAGTGGTTATGCCAAAGCAGCGAGTGTGAAAGCTGCTAGGTTAATGTTTACAAAGATGACTGAGAGGAATGTCGTTTCTTGGAATGCACTTATTTCAGGGTACACACAGATTGGGGAAAATGAAGAAGCACTTTCACTCTTCCTTCTCCTAAAAAGGGAGTCGATATGGCCGACACACTATACATTTGGGAATCTACTCAATGCTTGTGCAAACATTGCTGACCTGCATCTTGGGAAGCAGGCTCACTCACATGTAATGAAGCATGGATTTCGGTTCCAAAATGGTGAAGAGCCTGATATTTTTGTAGGGAATTCTCTAATAGACATGTATATGAAATGTGGATCAATTGAAGATGGCTGTCGTGTTTTTGAAAAAATGCTGGAGAGGGACCACGTTTCATGGAATGCTATGATAGTGGGGTATGCTCA
The genomic region above belongs to Humulus lupulus chromosome 1, drHumLupu1.1, whole genome shotgun sequence and contains:
- the LOC133801982 gene encoding pentatricopeptide repeat-containing protein At2g13600; amino-acid sequence: MARHRFLKQLAGDLSFLDSTVFAKLLDSCARSKSAHHTRRVHARIIKTQFSFEIYIQNRLIDVYGKCGCLDDARTVFDKMPHRNIFTGNSIICALTKSGFLDEAVQIFYSMPDHDQCTWNSLLSGFARRDRYEEAVECIIKMQREDFVLNDYSFGSALSACAGLRDLKMGIQIHALISKSRYSSDVYMGSALIDMYSKCGIVILAQRVFDWMEERNVVSWNSLISCYEQNGPASEALEVFLKMMDCRLEPDEVTLASVASACASLLAVKEGLQIHARVVKCDKLRNDLILGNALVDMYAKCGRINEARWVFDRMPIRNVISETSMVSGYAKAASVKAARLMFTKMTERNVVSWNALISGYTQIGENEEALSLFLLLKRESIWPTHYTFGNLLNACANIADLHLGKQAHSHVMKHGFRFQNGEEPDIFVGNSLIDMYMKCGSIEDGCRVFEKMLERDHVSWNAMIVGYAQNGYGTEALGIFRKMLASGEKPDHVTMIGVLCACSHTGLVEEGRQYFYSMTEEHHLVPLKDHYTCMVDLLGRAGHLDEAKNLIETMPMQPDAVIWGSLLGACKLHCSITLGKYVAEKLLEIEPMNSGPYVLLSNMYAELGKWGDVVKIRKLMNQRGVIKQPGCSWIEVKGHVHVFLVKDKRHPKRKEIYTLLMSLTKQMKRAGYVPDPCDHEVCEELSDSEVEHTSFHIMDMPQDVAAI